From Pseudochaenichthys georgianus chromosome 11, fPseGeo1.2, whole genome shotgun sequence, a single genomic window includes:
- the LOC117454895 gene encoding LOW QUALITY PROTEIN: large ribosomal subunit protein eL14-like (The sequence of the model RefSeq protein was modified relative to this genomic sequence to represent the inferred CDS: deleted 1 base in 1 codon) — protein sequence MYTMVFKRFVEIGRVAYISFGPHAGKAVAIVDVIDQNRALVDGPCTGVKRQSMPFKCMQLTDYVIKVPHSARQKFVRRAWVKAEVTQKWSESSWAKKIEARQKRSKMCDFDRYKVMKAKRMRNKIIKHEVKKLQKEAAKK from the exons ATGTACACCATG GTGTTCAAACGCTTCGTTGAGATCGGCCGTGTG GCCTACATCTCCTTCGGACCCCATGCTGGCAAGGCTGTGGCCATCGTAGATGTCATCGACCAAAACAGG GCCCTTGTTGATGGTCCCTGCACAGGTGTGAAGAGACAATCCATGCCCTTCAAGTGCATGCAGCTTACAGACTACGTCATCAAAGTACCTCACAG TGCTCGTCAGAAGTTTGTGAGGAGAGCCTGGGTGAAGGCCGAAGTCACCCAGAAGTGGTCGGAAAGCAGCTGGGCCAAGAAGATCGAGGCGAGACAGAAG AGGTCCAAAATGTGCGACTTTGACCGCTACAAGGTGATGAAGGCCAAGAGGATG AGGAACAAGATCATCAAGCATGAGGTGAAGAAGCTCCAGAAGGAGGCAGCAAAGAAGTGA